Genomic window (Acidobacteriota bacterium):
CGGTTCCGCTGAAAAACGTGCGGTCAAGAACCGTGTCGTGATCGGCACCGCCGAATATGAGATCGAAGCCTCGGGCGGGATGAAGATCAGCGGCCAGAGCGTCCTTGCCTTTGAAGGCGACAAATCGGCGTTCGCGATGGCGTTCCAGAATCCCAAATATCCGCAGGACAAGATGGGCTACAACGGAAAGAAAGTGACCGTCGGATTCACTCTGCCGGGCGAGCGGTCGGCTTTGGGCCGCTACATTTTCAGTTTCGGCGACCCGTTCTCGGAAGGACTTTTCGGCGGCGTCCTTTCTCCGACGTGGGCACTTTACGATCTCGCGGCCAGAAAGGCAAAGGTCGAATCCGAAGGCACGAAAAAGATCGACGACCGCGAAACCTACGTCCTTTCTTACTCGCCGAAAGGCGGTTCCGACCTGACGATCCGGATCTACATCGACCAAGAGACCTTCCGGCACGTCAGAACGGAATATCGCAAGATCATATCCGCGCAGCAGGGGCGAACCGCGGATTCTTCGGCCCGACAGCGCGAGGCGCGTTATTTTCTGACCGAGGATTTCTCCGATTTCAAGAAAGAGGACGGCTTAGATCTGCCGCACGCAATGAAGATCACGCTGCTTACCGATGCGATGAGCGGTGCGCAGACGGCGATCTGGAAGCTGGCATTCAACCAGTATTTCATCAATCAAAAGCTGGAACCCGCAACGTTCGTGATCGAATGACGGTGTTTCAAATCTGAATTGAACGGGCGTGTCTGTCGCGCCCGTTTTTATGTTCGTACGGTTGCGGGTTGCCGCGTCGAGGGATTCGGTAATGTAAATTTTTGACAAAAGCGGTCGAAGTCCGTAGTTTCGTGTAAGGCCGATGAAGACGTTTTCGAAGATATGTTTCATTCTGTTCGCCGTGTCGGTGCCGTTTCTGTTTTATGGCTTCGGCGTTGAAACCTTGCGGGCGGCGGCAACGGTTTCGCTTCGCGATCCGCGTTGGACGTCGTTTTTGGCGGGAGCCGCGATCTTCGTTCCGTGTTATTTCCTCCTGCGGCCGCTGATCCATTCGATCTGGAGCTGGATTGAAACGTTCGAACACGAATTGACCCATTTGCTGATCGGACTTCTGTTTCTGAAAATGCCCGTCGGCTTTCGCGTCAGCGCCCACGGGGGCGGCGAGGTGAAACACGTCGGCTGGGGAACGACCGGTCAGACCTGGGTCACGCTTGCGCCGTACTTTTTCCCGACGGTTTCGATCTTCGTCGTTGTCGTTGCCTGGTTTGCAGGAATGAGTTCGAACTACCTGCTCGGAGCGCTCGGCTGGGCGACCGCCTTTCACCTCGTTTCAAGCTGGAGCGAAACGAGTTTTCGCCAACCCGATCTGAAGAAAGCCGGAATCCTGAAAACGCTTCTGATCTTGCCGGTGATGAACCTCATCTGCTACGGCGCCGTCATCGCCTTCGTCGCCGGCGGCGGTGAACGGTTCTCGGAGTTTTGGATAAACGGCATCAGGCATTCGTGGAAATTATTGACGGGCATTTGGATCCGATGACTTTTGTTGCAGCGCGGATTCATGCGCCCGATCCATCCGAGCCCGCCCTTCTTCCGTCTACCCCTTTTTCACTTTACCGTCACAAACTCCGTCGCCGTCCGTCCGAACGTCTCGGGGGAATACATTTCCTCGGCCTTCGCCGGAGGCACGATGAATTCGCCCGGAGTCGTAGCGCGCACAATGTAGGTGTAATCCCAGATTCCAGGCCAGAGCATCGACCTGAAAACTTCGGCACGGTCGTCGCGCAGATTCTGATGGTCGAACCAACGGCCGCGCGGATTTTCGGGCTCAGGCGGCAGGCGCTCGCTCGTCAGCAGTTCGGGATTGACGATCTCGAAACCGGCCGGCAGATGATCGACCAGCGCAACGTGATTGCCCGGCTTCGGTGCGACCAACCGCAGCCGGACGCGAACGCGCGCGCCGGCCCGGATCGTCCAGCTTCGGTCGGCGTTTCGAATGACATCCGCCGGATCGTCGATCGGGGAATAACCGCGCTCGACCGTGAAGCCGTAATCGGCCGACTCGAGTCGCGCGTTCTTCGGCGCGTATCTCAAACCGATCCGATAATAAAGTCGTCCGGTCCCCTGCCGGTCGAGTATAAGTTCCGGCGTTCCTTGCCGCAAAACCTCGCTCATCGGAACCTTCACCAAACCTGAATCCGCCGAACGGCCGGCAAAGCTCCGCTCGCCGACAAAGGACCCACCGAACCAGATGCGTGCTTTCAGATCGGGAACGTCTTTTTCAAACTCCTTGAAATAACGGTCGAGGGCGAGCAACGCAAACGCGTTTTCCTGTGTGTTCCGCCAACGCCCGCGAACGCGACCATCGAGAAGCCCGCGGACGAGTTTCGGCAACAGGTCGTCGGTCGTTGCCGAGCGCGTTCTGATCAGCGCTTCAAGTACGATCCCGTCCGTCCGACGATTCGACGAAAGCAGTTCATACTCGCCATCGCGATTTCCCGAAACGAAGTTTGCCCGACCGGCCGTTTCGACGACCCGATTGAGCAGTACGCGGCGCATCTCCCTGACCGTCTTCGCCGATTCCCTGTCTTCGGCCAATATCGGCAGCAGCCACGCGATCGTTTCCGGCGAAAGCGTTTCGATCTTTGATTCCGCAACCAATCGGCGCGCCTTTTTCAAATCGCGGTCGCCGAGAAGATCACGCACGTAAAGGGCGTACGCCGACAACGTCCAGCCGATCGGATTTCCATAGTATTGGCGTGACCGCGCCTCAATGTTCTTCAGAAAATCACCGGCGCGATCGAGCATTTTCGGAGGAACCGCAAAACCCTTCTCCCGCGCGCGGGCCAAGGCGTGAGTCACGTGAACGGAGACGTATGGAATCGAGTCGCCGGTTGCGGACCAGAAGTTGAAACCGCCGTCCGCGTGCTGAAGTTTTCTGATTTTTTCGATATCGACATTCATTCGGGCGTCAAGCTCACCTTTCGGAGGCAGACCGTCGGCCTTGAACGCCGCGAGCACATCGCGGAGCGCCGCAGTGCTCAGCATTCGGGACGAAACCTGCTCCGAACACTCGAACGGATAAGCGTGCAAATAGATGAATGCGTCGGTCAATTCCTGGAGTTGCGTTGTCGAAGTCGTTATCTCGAGCCCGCCATAATCGGGCCAGACATCCGGGGGCGCCGACACTTTTTGAGAAAGAGCGCCGTTCTTATCGCTCGTCCCGTAGGTTGCGAAAGCCTCGGTCGTCGCCGGCGTCAGAACCGGAAACGCGAACTCCGCGGCGTCGGCAAGTTCGCCCGCGACCGCGCCAACCTGAAAACGGGCGAGTCCGGTCGAATCGGTCGTTACCGGAAACCGCAATTCGACGCGATCGTTCGCCGAAACCGCGACGCGACGCCCGATTCCGTTCGTCAACCTGGCGTTCGAAGCGCGGACAGCCACATTCACGGTCAGCGTTTCGTTCGTCTGATTCTGAAGAACGACCGGCAGTTCGGCTCGGTCTCCGTAATTCATAAACCGAGGCGCCGACGGTCGGACCATCAGGCGCTGACTCGCGGTGATCGCCGATTCGGTCTTGCCGAACTGTTTCGCGTTCGTCACGGCGACGGCCGTGATCCGGTAACGGGTCAGGTTGTCGGGCAACTTGATTGGAACCGTCGCCCGACCGTCGCGATCCGTCCGGACCGTCGGTGAAAACAGCGCGAGCGCGTCGAAGTTCCGGCGGATCCGAATCGGCTCCGGAGCGTTCGGCGGACGCTGGAGGTTCGCAAGGATCTCGAGCCGGCGAAACGGCGAGTCCGATTCGCGCCCGTTTCGCAGGTCGTAAAGACCGAAACTGATCCCGTCGCCATCCCCGTCGCCGCTCCCGTTGCCGCTCCCAAACCCGTAACCGTTGCCGACACCCGCACCACGGCCGTCACTTCGAAATCCCAGCTTCGACGCGTCGGTAAGATCCCAAGGGTCGGCCAGCGAGATCGAACCACGCGAGTAATGGCTTGAAACGCGTTGCTCGACATCGCCGTAGAATTCACCGATCGGATCCGGGATGCGATAATCGGTAAGCGCCAGAATGCTTTCGTCCACGGCGACCACCGCGACCTCCGTATTCCCCGCGGGCCGTCCCTGAGAATCCTTCACCGCGACATCGATCTCCGTCTCGCCGCCCGGAGCGAGGCCGCGCGATCTTGGTTCGGCCGTGACAGTCAGAGTGCGGGTTTTTGTCGAAACCCCAAGGCTCAGTTCTCCGGTCGCGAACGCCGGCCGCGTCGGCAGTTTCTTGTCCCGCTCGTCCTCGAAATAGACGCGGGCGGCCGAGCCGAAAAGATCGACCTGAAGATGGAAATTCGAAACCAGCCCTTCGTCGATCGGGACTTTCAAGACCGTCGAAGCTTCGTTGAGCGTAAAACGCTCCGTTCGAACGATGCCGCGGCGGCGAATCGTGATCACGCCTTCTGCCGGATAAAACGGCGCGTTCAGGAGTATTTCTGCAGTATCGCCGGGCGCATACAACTTCTTGGCAGGAATCAGTTCGACCGTCTCCTGCGATACATCGCGCGAGATCTCGGACTTTCCGCCGCCAACCCACATTTGCGATTTGGTGACGTTTTTCCGGCGCTTGGAATCGTAAACCGTTGCGGTGAACTCGAACCGGCCGCCGCGGCTCGCATTGAAATCGCAGACGGCGGCGCTTTCCCGTGAGCGAGTCTCGCAGACTTCGGTCGAAACCGTGACATCCTTCCATTCGCCCTTGATCTGTTCCCAATCCTTGAGTTCGGCGACGAGCGTCAGCGGAACACCCGCGACCGCTTCTCCGCCGATGTCCGTAACTATCGTTTCGACCTTGAAACTCTGGTTCGGAAGGACAAAGGCCGTCTCG
Coding sequences:
- a CDS encoding Ig-like domain-containing protein, yielding MMNKRLISFLLVYSILANLFVSTVPGQTVTPEPEKGLVFSLREAPGTPTAAAPEAPDVQSLAEGDALAIFERLPPLESPGSDTKQSVVPTESLPPPKAGRVIPMDSAPVEAVPPTETVRTEKLGVLRTAPNGTVPFAAELSVTFSRPMIAVGSQEVASQVVPVRLSPEIAGRWRWLGTRTIVFVPETRFPMATRYTATVPAGTVSAAGEPLEKEVSWTFSTAPPEITDFQPTGARVRPGALVYARFNQRIEPASVLAKTTATADGRKIGLRLATSDEIAADKNLSERIANQLPDRFVVFRAVEPFPRDSLVTVTFDAETPSAEGPLTASSPFSRSFETYGSFKLAKSFCGWPEDNRICGPNQDFSMRFTNQLDPDSFDKSLVRIEPPIEDAEIVIYGDRIDVERGIKRPRQNYRVTVSGRLKDSFGQTLGSDITAEFRTGPETPAIFADSGRQGFLTVDPDAKPVYSVFARNYKRLKIKIYAVGPEDFGAYQSLRETESTKAPEIGTPVFEKRLGVRGKADEFKEARIDLAPGFAAGNHHLILVVEPESDPEDTAEQRVVVWVQSTKIGVDGFVDPARLTLYASDLKSGKPLADVEIALSTGQTAKSAENGLATIALPSVNATGDWLIAKRGGDSAVLFATDSYFNNRQWRNTDSRNQLRWFVFDDRAMYRPGETVSLKGYLRRFTAGVAPDIDGLNESVTNVDYALRDPLGNEIAKGRADVNKFGAFDLRIDLPENVNLGYQTLKFSAENEIESSVFEHRFQIQEFRRPEFEVTAKNDSPAPYLLDQSAIASVEAKYYAGGALKNADTVWTVKATPAEFSPPNREGFTFGEFVPWWQRWRSNRFETTKTKTFSGKTDANGKHRLALDFLSADEARPYTVTAEARVSDVNRQTLAASTTMLVHPSDLYVGVRTETAFVLPNQSFKVETIVTDIGGEAVAGVPLTLVAELKDWEQIKGEWKDVTVSTEVCETRSRESAAVCDFNASRGGRFEFTATVYDSKRRKNVTKSQMWVGGGKSEISRDVSQETVELIPAKKLYAPGDTAEILLNAPFYPAEGVITIRRRGIVRTERFTLNEASTVLKVPIDEGLVSNFHLQVDLFGSAARVYFEDERDKKLPTRPAFATGELSLGVSTKTRTLTVTAEPRSRGLAPGGETEIDVAVKDSQGRPAGNTEVAVVAVDESILALTDYRIPDPIGEFYGDVEQRVSSHYSRGSISLADPWDLTDASKLGFRSDGRGAGVGNGYGFGSGNGSGDGDGDGISFGLYDLRNGRESDSPFRRLEILANLQRPPNAPEPIRIRRNFDALALFSPTVRTDRDGRATVPIKLPDNLTRYRITAVAVTNAKQFGKTESAITASQRLMVRPSAPRFMNYGDRAELPVVLQNQTNETLTVNVAVRASNARLTNGIGRRVAVSANDRVELRFPVTTDSTGLARFQVGAVAGELADAAEFAFPVLTPATTEAFATYGTSDKNGALSQKVSAPPDVWPDYGGLEITTSTTQLQELTDAFIYLHAYPFECSEQVSSRMLSTAALRDVLAAFKADGLPPKGELDARMNVDIEKIRKLQHADGGFNFWSATGDSIPYVSVHVTHALARAREKGFAVPPKMLDRAGDFLKNIEARSRQYYGNPIGWTLSAYALYVRDLLGDRDLKKARRLVAESKIETLSPETIAWLLPILAEDRESAKTVREMRRVLLNRVVETAGRANFVSGNRDGEYELLSSNRRTDGIVLEALIRTRSATTDDLLPKLVRGLLDGRVRGRWRNTQENAFALLALDRYFKEFEKDVPDLKARIWFGGSFVGERSFAGRSADSGLVKVPMSEVLRQGTPELILDRQGTGRLYYRIGLRYAPKNARLESADYGFTVERGYSPIDDPADVIRNADRSWTIRAGARVRVRLRLVAPKPGNHVALVDHLPAGFEIVNPELLTSERLPPEPENPRGRWFDHQNLRDDRAEVFRSMLWPGIWDYTYIVRATTPGEFIVPPAKAEEMYSPETFGRTATEFVTVK